Proteins found in one Rhodovulum sp. MB263 genomic segment:
- a CDS encoding DUF3971 domain-containing protein encodes MSERESPSDRSGRPPHQRLGIGLLLGLAMMVGALGLVGLVLTERMVTLPGWAVARVEARVNAEISPLMLRLDSVGLRLSRSEAPLVRLGGVTLTDAAGREVLRLPRAEAQLDARALLGRRLEVDHLALTGAEVTLRRGADGRIDLALGGTGAPLGVGGSLAEILDQIDRSFDAPALAPLRAVSVEGLALTYIDARADRTWRVENGLMTLDQTPETVVAQAFFSLRGAAPVASEFAFGFTSFRGSPAARLSAGFSDVPSADIATQSPALAPLALIEAPISGAMRSEIDESGRIGDLTATLEIGQGALTPPGGAAPIRFDSAQSQFTYDAGAGRIELSRISLDTAALRLTGKGHADLVATGGGWPEALVAQLRFGEVGLDPDGLFESPASFAGGALDLRVAFDPFEAQIGQLVLSGDEGSYRASGRVRALPEGWDLTMSADLDRIDHRRLLALWPVNLAQGARSWLAENLQGGSLYDAHLGLRRPPGGPVRLALGARIRDAIVRFLPEFPPLRDGRGYLAIEDRSLTVSVEGGSVEAPEGGAVAVAGSTMQIPDLAADPVPAVFELKTEGAVPAALSLIDLPPLTLARRAELPTDTAEGRARLSVGLRLPLIRDLPLEAVGYRVEGVLEDVVSDSLVPGRRLSATRLDLRADEDEVSVSGTAALDGVPLRARWSRAVTGSGISTVSGTVELSPRINTTFGLGLPANSLTGAARGAFELTLPPDAPPALRLSSDLTGLGLRLDEIGWSKPEARAGRLELEARLGSPPAVERLSLEAPGLSAEGQVSLRPDGGLDTARFSHVRLGGWLDAAVTLTGQGEGRAPSLTITGGSADLAAMPPRFGTGGGGAVAVALDRVRVGDGLQLTRVRGRLNGASGGFEARVAGQAPISVSLMPAQSGMAVRVRSADAGAVLGAAGIYGRASGGTLDLVLNPTGKAGHYDGTARIANLRVGGTPATVELLSAISVIGLLDLLDGEGLSFTNVETQFRLVPGAVEIREGSAIGPSLGVSLQGVYLTGSKQMNFRGVLSPVYMFNGIGSVLTRKGEGVLGFDFTLKGTPAALEVGVNPLSILTPGMFRELFRSPAPRLKEAP; translated from the coding sequence ATGAGCGAGAGAGAGTCACCTTCCGATCGATCCGGACGGCCCCCGCATCAGCGCCTCGGGATCGGCCTGCTGCTCGGCCTGGCCATGATGGTCGGGGCGCTTGGGCTTGTCGGGCTGGTCCTGACCGAACGCATGGTGACCTTGCCGGGCTGGGCCGTCGCGCGGGTCGAGGCCCGGGTCAATGCCGAGATTTCGCCGCTGATGCTGAGGCTCGACAGCGTGGGCCTGCGGCTGTCGCGCAGCGAGGCGCCGCTGGTGCGGCTGGGCGGCGTGACGCTGACCGACGCGGCCGGGCGCGAGGTCCTGCGCCTGCCGCGGGCCGAGGCGCAGCTCGATGCGCGCGCGCTTCTGGGGCGGCGGCTCGAGGTCGATCATCTGGCGCTGACCGGCGCCGAGGTCACGCTGCGCCGCGGTGCCGACGGCCGGATCGACCTTGCCCTCGGCGGCACCGGCGCGCCGCTCGGGGTCGGCGGCAGCCTGGCCGAGATCCTGGACCAGATCGACCGCAGCTTCGACGCGCCCGCGCTGGCGCCGCTGCGCGCGGTCAGTGTCGAGGGGCTGGCGCTGACCTATATCGACGCCCGGGCGGACCGGACCTGGCGGGTCGAGAACGGGCTGATGACGCTTGACCAGACGCCCGAGACGGTGGTGGCGCAGGCCTTCTTCTCGCTGCGCGGCGCGGCCCCGGTCGCCTCGGAATTCGCCTTCGGCTTCACCTCGTTCCGGGGCAGCCCGGCGGCGCGGCTTTCGGCGGGGTTCTCGGATGTGCCCTCGGCCGATATTGCCACCCAGTCGCCCGCGCTGGCGCCGCTGGCGCTGATCGAGGCACCGATCTCGGGTGCGATGCGCAGCGAGATCGACGAAAGCGGCCGGATCGGCGATCTGACCGCGACGCTCGAGATCGGGCAGGGCGCGCTGACCCCGCCGGGCGGGGCCGCGCCGATCCGCTTCGACTCTGCCCAGAGCCAGTTCACCTATGACGCCGGCGCGGGCCGGATCGAGCTGTCGCGGATCTCGCTCGATACGGCCGCGCTGCGGCTGACGGGCAAGGGCCATGCCGATCTGGTCGCCACCGGCGGCGGCTGGCCCGAGGCGCTTGTCGCGCAGCTGCGCTTCGGCGAGGTCGGGCTCGATCCAGACGGCCTGTTCGAAAGCCCGGCCTCGTTCGCCGGCGGGGCGCTCGACCTCCGGGTCGCGTTCGATCCCTTCGAGGCGCAGATCGGGCAACTGGTGCTGAGCGGCGACGAGGGCAGCTATCGCGCCTCGGGCCGGGTACGGGCGCTGCCCGAGGGCTGGGATCTGACCATGAGCGCCGATCTCGACAGGATCGACCACCGGCGCCTGCTGGCGCTCTGGCCGGTGAACCTGGCGCAGGGTGCCCGCAGCTGGCTGGCCGAAAACCTGCAGGGGGGCAGTCTCTACGACGCCCATCTCGGGCTTCGGCGCCCGCCCGGCGGCCCGGTCCGGCTGGCGCTCGGCGCGCGCATCCGCGATGCCATCGTCCGTTTCCTGCCGGAATTTCCGCCGCTTCGCGATGGCCGGGGCTATCTGGCGATCGAGGATCGCAGCCTGACGGTGTCGGTCGAGGGCGGCAGCGTCGAGGCGCCCGAGGGAGGGGCGGTGGCCGTGGCGGGCTCGACGATGCAAATTCCCGACCTCGCGGCCGATCCGGTGCCGGCGGTCTTTGAACTGAAGACCGAGGGGGCGGTCCCGGCGGCCTTGTCGCTGATCGATCTGCCGCCCCTGACCCTCGCGCGCCGGGCCGAGCTGCCCACGGATACGGCCGAGGGCCGGGCGCGGCTGTCGGTCGGCTTGCGGCTGCCGCTGATCCGCGATCTGCCGCTCGAGGCTGTGGGCTACAGGGTCGAGGGCGTGCTGGAGGATGTCGTCTCCGACAGTCTTGTGCCCGGCCGTCGCCTGAGCGCCACGCGTCTCGATCTGCGCGCCGACGAGGACGAGGTGTCGGTCTCGGGCACGGCGGCGCTTGACGGGGTGCCGCTCCGCGCGCGCTGGAGCCGTGCCGTGACCGGCAGCGGGATCTCGACGGTCTCGGGCACGGTCGAGCTGTCGCCGCGCATCAACACGACCTTCGGGCTGGGGCTGCCCGCGAACAGCCTCACCGGGGCGGCGCGCGGCGCCTTCGAGCTGACCTTGCCGCCCGATGCGCCGCCCGCGCTTCGTCTCAGCTCGGATCTGACCGGGCTCGGGCTCCGGCTCGACGAGATCGGCTGGTCGAAACCGGAGGCCCGCGCCGGGCGGCTCGAGCTCGAGGCCCGTCTGGGCAGCCCGCCTGCGGTCGAGCGCCTGTCCCTCGAAGCGCCGGGATTGTCGGCCGAGGGGCAGGTTTCGCTCAGGCCGGATGGCGGGCTCGATACGGCGCGGTTCTCGCATGTCCGGCTGGGCGGCTGGCTTGACGCGGCGGTGACGCTGACCGGGCAGGGGGAGGGCCGGGCGCCCTCGCTGACCATCACCGGCGGCAGCGCCGATCTCGCGGCGATGCCGCCGCGGTTCGGGACGGGAGGCGGCGGGGCCGTGGCGGTCGCGCTCGACCGGGTGCGGGTCGGCGACGGCCTGCAGCTGACCCGGGTGCGAGGACGGCTGAACGGTGCCTCGGGCGGGTTCGAGGCGCGGGTGGCGGGCCAGGCGCCGATCTCGGTATCGCTGATGCCGGCCCAGTCGGGAATGGCAGTGCGGGTGCGCTCGGCGGACGCGGGCGCGGTGCTGGGGGCTGCGGGGATCTACGGCCGGGCCAGTGGCGGCACGCTCGATCTGGTGCTGAACCCGACCGGCAAGGCCGGGCATTACGACGGGACCGCCCGGATCGCCAATCTTCGGGTCGGCGGCACGCCGGCCACGGTCGAGTTGCTCAGCGCGATTTCGGTGATCGGCCTGCTCGACTTGCTCGACGGCGAGGGGCTGTCCTTCACCAATGTCGAGACGCAGTTCCGGCTGGTTCCCGGCGCGGTCGAGATCCGCGAGGGAAGCGCGATCGGGCCCTCGCTGGGGGTGTCGCTGCAGGGGGTCTACCTGACCGGCTCGAAGCAGATGAATTTCCGGGGCGTGCTGTCGCCGGTCTACATGTTCAACGGCATCGGCTCGGTGCTGACCCGGAAGGGCGAGGGGGTTCTGGGGTTCGATTTCACGCTGAAAGGGACTCCGGCCGCTCTCGAGGTCGGGGTCAATCCATTGTCGATCCTGACGCCAGGAATGTTCCGAGAGCTCTTCCGCAGCCCCGCGCCGCGGCTTAAGGAGGCGCCATGA
- a CDS encoding peroxiredoxin, translating into MTETGQTAPDFTLPRDEGDPVTLSAQRPAPVVLYFYPKDDTSGCTKEAIAFSGLLAEFEAAGARVFGISKDSLAKHGKFRSKHELSVPLLSDAEGDVCERYGVWVEKSMYGKRYMGIERATVLIDGTGRIARIWRKVKVPGHAEEVLEAVRAL; encoded by the coding sequence ATGACAGAGACCGGCCAGACCGCCCCCGATTTCACCCTGCCCCGGGACGAGGGCGACCCCGTCACGCTTTCGGCGCAGCGCCCGGCACCGGTCGTTCTTTATTTCTACCCGAAGGATGACACGTCGGGCTGCACGAAGGAAGCCATCGCCTTCTCGGGATTGCTGGCCGAGTTCGAGGCCGCAGGGGCGCGCGTCTTCGGCATTTCGAAGGACAGCCTCGCCAAGCACGGCAAGTTCCGCAGCAAGCACGAGCTGAGCGTGCCGCTCCTGTCGGACGCCGAGGGCGATGTCTGCGAGCGCTACGGCGTCTGGGTCGAGAAATCCATGTACGGCAAGCGCTACATGGGGATCGAACGCGCCACGGTCCTGATCGACGGCACCGGCCGGATCGCGCGGATCTGGCGCAAGGTGAAGGTGCCGGGCCATGCCGAGGAGGTCCTCGAGGCGGTCCGCGCCCTCTGA
- a CDS encoding DUF5930 domain-containing protein: protein MTARFLHRIDVALGRYLPEKRLFLRSDQSTRFVRLSPLTQAAALSGTTALVAWTMVASSILLIDQVGSGNIRDQARREQALYDSRLNAIAAERDRRAEAVRQAQDRFNLALDEVSKMQSALLASEERRRELETGMTVLQATLRRTLTERDAAENRSVELAAQLAGETAPADGPSPADIQQTLGFLTAALDQTSAERDKVAEDAASAYEMVQAIAYERELDAERNDQIFTSLEEALTVSMTPLDKMFKAAGLNTKSILNRVRQGYSGIGGPLTPLSVSSKGNATELSPDEIRARAIMGRLDEINMYRIAAEKLPFAQPLKSGYRLTSPFGRRTHPTLGGSRMHEGTDMASAYGTPIYSTADGVVVKAQWVSGYGRMVEIRHEFGIVTRYGHMSKIRVQAGQRVSRGDRIGDMGSSGRSTGTHLHYEVRVDGKPVNPMTYIKAARNVF from the coding sequence TTGACGGCGCGTTTCCTTCACCGCATCGATGTGGCGCTCGGGCGCTACCTTCCTGAAAAAAGACTCTTCCTGCGGTCGGACCAAAGCACGCGCTTCGTCCGGCTTTCTCCGCTGACCCAGGCCGCGGCGCTGTCGGGCACCACGGCGCTTGTCGCCTGGACAATGGTAGCTAGCTCGATCCTTCTGATCGACCAGGTCGGTTCGGGAAACATCCGCGACCAGGCGCGCCGCGAGCAGGCGCTTTACGACAGCCGCCTGAACGCCATCGCAGCCGAGCGCGACCGCCGCGCCGAGGCCGTCCGCCAGGCGCAGGACCGCTTCAACCTCGCGCTCGACGAGGTCTCGAAGATGCAGTCCGCGCTGCTGGCCTCGGAAGAGCGGCGCCGCGAGCTTGAAACCGGGATGACGGTCCTGCAGGCGACGCTGCGCCGGACCCTGACCGAACGCGATGCCGCTGAAAACCGCAGCGTCGAACTTGCGGCACAGCTGGCGGGCGAGACCGCCCCCGCCGACGGACCGAGCCCGGCCGATATCCAGCAAACGCTGGGCTTTCTCACCGCCGCGCTCGACCAGACCTCGGCCGAACGCGACAAGGTCGCCGAGGACGCCGCCTCGGCCTATGAGATGGTCCAGGCCATCGCCTATGAGCGCGAGCTCGATGCCGAGCGCAACGACCAGATCTTCACCTCGCTCGAAGAGGCGCTGACGGTCTCGATGACGCCGCTCGACAAGATGTTCAAGGCGGCCGGGCTGAACACCAAGAGCATCCTCAACCGCGTGCGTCAGGGCTATTCCGGCATCGGCGGCCCGCTGACGCCCCTGTCGGTCTCGAGCAAGGGCAACGCCACCGAGCTGTCGCCCGACGAGATCCGCGCCCGCGCGATCATGGGCCGGCTCGACGAGATCAACATGTATCGCATTGCCGCCGAGAAGCTGCCTTTCGCGCAACCCCTGAAATCGGGCTACCGGCTGACCAGCCCGTTCGGCCGGCGCACCCATCCCACCCTCGGCGGCAGTCGCATGCATGAGGGCACCGACATGGCCTCGGCCTATGGCACGCCGATCTATTCCACCGCGGATGGTGTCGTGGTCAAGGCGCAATGGGTGTCGGGCTATGGCCGCATGGTCGAGATCCGGCACGAATTCGGCATCGTCACCCGCTACGGTCACATGTCGAAGATCAGGGTCCAGGCCGGTCAAAGGGTCTCGCGCGGGGACCGGATCGGTGATATGGGAAGTTCCGGACGGTCGACCGGCACCCATCTGCATTACGAGGTGCGCGTCGACGGGAAACCCGTGAACCCGATGACCTATATCAAGGCAGCCAGAAATGTTTTCTAA
- a CDS encoding polymer-forming cytoskeletal protein yields the protein MFSKSRINEPGPKAGEAEKAKAFETTSVPRSGDAPIPSAPRAKPPASMLSSDLVVTGNLKTTGDIQIEGTIDGDISAHLLTVGENATVRGEVVADDVVINGRVIGRVRGLKVRLTSTARVEGDIIHKTIAIESGAHFEGSVQRQDDPLNSGKRAQQAPAAAQPQQARPQQGGAAATGSAKPAEGAPKA from the coding sequence ATGTTTTCTAAGAGCAGGATCAACGAGCCCGGGCCCAAGGCCGGCGAGGCCGAGAAGGCAAAGGCATTCGAGACGACCTCGGTCCCCCGGTCCGGCGACGCGCCCATCCCCTCTGCGCCGCGGGCCAAGCCGCCGGCCTCCATGCTGTCTTCCGATCTCGTCGTCACCGGCAACCTCAAGACCACCGGAGACATCCAGATCGAGGGCACGATCGATGGCGACATCTCGGCCCATCTGCTGACCGTGGGCGAGAATGCAACCGTCCGTGGCGAGGTGGTGGCCGATGACGTCGTGATCAACGGCCGCGTGATCGGTCGGGTGCGCGGGCTGAAGGTGCGCCTGACCTCGACCGCCCGGGTCGAGGGCGACATCATCCACAAGACCATCGCGATCGAAAGCGGCGCGCATTTCGAAGGCTCGGTGCAGCGCCAGGACGATCCGCTGAACAGCGGCAAGCGGGCCCAGCAGGCCCCGGCCGCCGCTCAACCGCAGCAGGCACGGCCGCAGCAGGGCGGTGCGGCGGCGACCGGCTCCGCCAAACCCGCAGAGGGCGCGCCGAAGGCCTGA
- a CDS encoding acetyltransferase: protein MENLRPSTPKDMPRVIDIWRRAVDATHEFLTTEDRAAIERELAVFLPTVPLCLAVDDADVPQGFMLLHEGHMEALFVDPACHGRGIGSALIRFALKAHPGLTTDVNEANRRALAFYEARGFEKTGRSAPDGQGRPYPLLHLRHRSAASAASDT from the coding sequence ATGGAAAATTTGCGCCCCTCGACACCCAAGGACATGCCCCGCGTCATCGACATCTGGCGCCGCGCCGTCGATGCCACCCATGAGTTCCTGACCACGGAGGACCGCGCCGCCATCGAGCGCGAGCTTGCCGTCTTCCTTCCGACGGTGCCGCTCTGTCTGGCGGTCGACGACGCGGATGTCCCGCAGGGCTTCATGCTTCTGCATGAGGGGCATATGGAGGCGCTTTTCGTCGATCCGGCCTGCCATGGCCGGGGCATCGGCTCGGCCCTGATCCGCTTTGCTCTGAAGGCGCATCCCGGGCTCACCACCGATGTGAACGAAGCCAACCGGCGCGCGCTGGCCTTCTACGAGGCGAGAGGGTTCGAGAAGACCGGCCGTTCGGCCCCGGACGGGCAGGGGCGGCCCTATCCGCTTCTTCATCTGCGACATCGAAGCGCCGCATCGGCCGCCTCGGACACCTGA
- a CDS encoding superoxide dismutase: protein MAFELPALPYAHDALADSGMSKETLEYHHDIHHKAYVDNGNKLIEGTEWASKSVEEIVKGTYQSGAVAQSGVFNNASQHWNHSQFWEMMTPKPVAMPSELEARIKDAFGTVEKFKEDFAAAGAGQFGSGWAWLVVDTDGTLKVTKTENGVNPLCFGQTALLGCDVWEHSYYIDFRNKRPAYLTNFLEKLVNWENVAERLSKA from the coding sequence ATGGCTTTCGAACTCCCGGCCCTTCCCTATGCTCACGACGCCCTTGCCGATAGCGGCATGTCGAAGGAAACGCTGGAATACCATCACGATATTCACCACAAGGCCTATGTCGATAACGGCAACAAGCTGATCGAGGGCACCGAATGGGCCTCGAAATCGGTCGAGGAGATCGTGAAGGGCACCTATCAGAGCGGCGCGGTCGCCCAGTCGGGGGTCTTCAACAACGCCTCGCAGCACTGGAACCACAGCCAGTTCTGGGAAATGATGACGCCGAAGCCGGTGGCGATGCCCTCCGAGCTTGAAGCCCGCATCAAGGATGCCTTCGGCACGGTCGAGAAGTTCAAGGAAGACTTCGCTGCCGCCGGTGCCGGCCAGTTCGGGTCCGGCTGGGCTTGGCTGGTGGTCGATACCGACGGCACGCTGAAGGTCACCAAGACCGAGAATGGCGTGAACCCGCTCTGCTTCGGCCAGACCGCGCTTCTGGGCTGCGACGTGTGGGAGCATTCCTACTATATCGACTTCCGCAACAAGCGCCCGGCCTACCTGACCAACTTCCTCGAAAAGCTGGTCAACTGGGAAAACGTGGCCGAGCGCCTGTCCAAGGCCTGA
- a CDS encoding sarcosine oxidase subunit gamma yields MSEPVTALGGACIEGLVRIVEQPLQGMIALKGDLADAKIRNAATGVTGIDLPGPLEGRVEGERGLAWMAPDELLLFVPYAEVARTMDTIGRALKGRHATLADMSDARAVFRLDGAAGREVLARLTPADMAPEAFGPGRFRRSRLGQVPAAIWCESPDRFGLICFRSVAVYVRDLLTAAAAAPPVGYFPAGG; encoded by the coding sequence ATGTCTGAACCCGTGACCGCACTGGGTGGCGCCTGCATCGAGGGGCTGGTCCGCATCGTCGAACAGCCGCTGCAGGGCATGATCGCGCTCAAGGGCGATCTGGCCGATGCCAAGATCCGCAATGCCGCGACCGGCGTCACCGGCATCGACCTGCCCGGACCGCTCGAGGGCCGTGTCGAGGGCGAGCGGGGGCTGGCCTGGATGGCGCCGGACGAGCTTTTGCTGTTCGTGCCCTATGCCGAGGTCGCGCGCACCATGGACACCATCGGCCGGGCGTTGAAGGGCCGTCACGCGACGCTGGCCGACATGTCGGATGCGCGCGCCGTCTTCCGGCTTGACGGCGCCGCCGGGCGCGAGGTTCTGGCCCGCCTCACCCCGGCCGACATGGCGCCCGAGGCCTTCGGGCCGGGCCGGTTCCGCCGCAGCCGTCTGGGCCAGGTGCCGGCCGCGATCTGGTGCGAAAGCCCCGATCGCTTCGGACTGATCTGTTTCCGTTCGGTGGCCGTATATGTTCGTGACCTTCTGACTGCGGCCGCGGCTGCGCCGCCTGTCGGGTATTTCCCGGCGGGGGGTTGA
- a CDS encoding sarcosine oxidase subunit alpha family protein yields MSFRLPSGGRLIDRRTRLGFTFDGAGCEGFAGDTLASALLANDRMLVGRSFKYHRPRGIVASGAEEPNALVGLGSGGRFEPNQRATTTELFDGLEAESQNRFPTLAFDIGAINSRLARFLPAGFYYKTFLRPAAFWEHVYEPLIRRSAGLGRAPSEPDPDSYEHFHVHTDVLIVGGGVAGLQAALVAGRARARVLLVEQSPHWGGRAAVDGVEIEGHPAENWVSDTVAALERLPNVTLRLRCQGAGIYDHGFALAHERLSDHAPGGAGPRHRLWKIRTRQVIVAAGAIERPLAFPGNDLPGVMLASAMRDYVENWAVAAGRRTVVLTNNDDAYRTALCLLEAGLEVPAILDTRAEATGPLPEIARKAGIQLRTGMTVVDVAGGKRVRSVGIGPVDGKGYPTDRIACDAVAMSGGWSPAVHLWSQAGGKLFWDPKQASFRPDADRAPKSHDGKTFVHAAGTANGALLAKRCQLDAGRAGAAAALAAGFDAEPVDAVATAPEQQPVEPAWMLPRRAGPELRMKMFLDYQNDVKVSDVQLAAHEGYESVEHTKRYTTLGMATDQGKMSNVNGLAVLAEALGEDIPAVGTTTFRPPYTPLTFGAIAGPGIGATFQPERRTPLQGWHEEKGAHFEPVGLWRRPYCYPAKGESHDKAVRREIRAVREAVGLLDASTLGKILVKGPDAGRFLDRVYTNMMSSLKVGRCRYGLMCSENGFLMDDGVVVRLSEDSFLCHTTSGGAEHVHQHMEEWLQTEWWDLKVHVVNQTEQFAQIGIAGPKAREVLERLGGMDLSKEALPFMAWAEGELGGFPVRVYRISFSGELSFEVAIRAGQGRAFWDACLKAGADLGIAPYGTEALHVLRAEKGFIMIGDESDGTVIPQDLGLDWAVSKKKDDFIGKRAQERSHMTDPERWKLVGLETLDDSVLPDGVYAAASGRTANGQRNTQGRVTSSYYSPTLKRGIALGLVLHGPERMDEVIDFTCADGSTVRARIVSPVFYDPEGEKQNV; encoded by the coding sequence ATGAGCTTTCGTCTTCCTTCGGGCGGCCGCCTGATCGACCGCCGTACGCGGCTTGGCTTCACCTTCGACGGGGCCGGGTGCGAGGGCTTTGCGGGCGATACGCTGGCCTCGGCGCTTCTGGCCAATGACAGGATGCTGGTCGGCCGGTCCTTCAAGTATCACCGCCCGCGCGGCATCGTCGCCTCGGGCGCCGAGGAGCCGAACGCCCTGGTGGGCCTGGGCAGCGGCGGCCGGTTCGAGCCGAACCAGCGCGCGACCACGACCGAGCTGTTCGACGGGCTCGAGGCCGAAAGCCAGAACCGCTTTCCCACGCTCGCCTTCGATATCGGCGCGATCAACAGCCGGCTTGCGCGCTTCCTGCCCGCGGGCTTCTACTACAAGACCTTCCTGAGGCCCGCGGCCTTCTGGGAACATGTCTACGAGCCGCTGATCCGCCGCTCGGCCGGGCTGGGCCGGGCGCCTTCCGAGCCCGATCCCGACAGCTACGAGCATTTCCACGTCCATACCGATGTGCTGATCGTGGGCGGCGGTGTCGCCGGGTTGCAGGCGGCGCTGGTCGCGGGACGGGCGCGCGCGCGGGTGCTGCTGGTCGAGCAGAGCCCGCATTGGGGCGGGCGCGCGGCCGTGGACGGGGTCGAGATCGAGGGCCATCCGGCCGAGAACTGGGTCTCCGACACCGTCGCGGCGCTTGAGCGGCTGCCCAATGTCACGCTCCGGCTGCGCTGTCAGGGCGCCGGGATCTACGATCACGGCTTCGCGCTGGCCCATGAGCGGCTGAGCGACCACGCCCCCGGCGGCGCAGGCCCGCGGCATCGGCTCTGGAAGATCCGCACCAGGCAGGTGATCGTTGCCGCAGGCGCCATCGAACGGCCTCTGGCCTTCCCCGGCAATGATCTGCCCGGGGTGATGCTGGCCTCGGCCATGCGCGACTATGTCGAGAACTGGGCGGTGGCGGCCGGACGGCGGACCGTGGTGCTGACCAATAATGACGATGCCTATCGCACCGCGCTGTGTCTGCTCGAGGCGGGGCTCGAGGTGCCCGCGATCCTCGACACCCGCGCCGAGGCGACGGGTCCGCTGCCCGAGATCGCCCGCAAGGCCGGGATCCAGTTGCGGACCGGCATGACCGTGGTCGATGTGGCTGGCGGCAAGCGGGTGCGCTCGGTCGGTATCGGCCCGGTCGATGGCAAGGGCTATCCGACCGACCGCATCGCCTGCGACGCGGTGGCGATGTCGGGCGGCTGGTCGCCTGCGGTGCATCTGTGGTCGCAGGCGGGGGGCAAGCTGTTCTGGGACCCCAAGCAGGCCAGTTTCCGCCCCGATGCGGACCGCGCGCCGAAATCCCATGACGGCAAGACCTTCGTTCATGCCGCGGGCACCGCCAATGGCGCGCTTCTGGCCAAGCGCTGTCAGCTTGACGCGGGCCGGGCCGGGGCGGCGGCGGCCTTGGCCGCAGGCTTCGACGCCGAGCCGGTCGACGCGGTCGCCACCGCCCCCGAGCAGCAGCCGGTCGAGCCCGCCTGGATGCTGCCGCGCCGGGCCGGGCCCGAGCTGCGGATGAAGATGTTCCTCGATTACCAGAACGACGTGAAGGTCTCGGATGTGCAATTGGCCGCGCACGAGGGCTATGAAAGCGTCGAGCATACCAAGCGCTATACCACGCTCGGGATGGCGACGGATCAGGGTAAAATGAGTAATGTCAACGGTCTGGCGGTTCTTGCTGAGGCATTGGGTGAGGATATACCGGCCGTCGGCACCACCACTTTCCGCCCGCCCTATACACCCCTGACCTTCGGCGCCATTGCCGGGCCCGGGATCGGCGCCACCTTCCAGCCCGAACGGCGCACGCCGCTGCAGGGCTGGCACGAGGAGAAGGGCGCGCATTTCGAACCTGTCGGCCTGTGGCGCCGCCCCTATTGCTACCCGGCGAAAGGTGAGAGCCATGACAAGGCGGTACGGCGCGAAATTCGCGCGGTGCGCGAGGCGGTGGGGCTGCTCGATGCCTCGACGCTGGGCAAGATCCTCGTCAAGGGCCCCGATGCCGGGCGCTTCCTCGACCGGGTCTACACGAACATGATGTCGAGCCTGAAGGTCGGGCGCTGCCGCTACGGGCTGATGTGCTCGGAAAACGGCTTTCTGATGGATGACGGCGTGGTGGTGCGGCTGTCCGAGGACAGCTTCCTCTGTCACACCACCTCGGGCGGGGCCGAGCATGTGCATCAGCACATGGAGGAATGGCTGCAGACCGAATGGTGGGACCTCAAGGTCCATGTGGTCAACCAGACCGAGCAATTCGCCCAGATCGGCATTGCCGGCCCGAAGGCGCGCGAGGTGCTGGAGCGTCTCGGCGGGATGGATCTGTCGAAGGAGGCGCTGCCCTTCATGGCCTGGGCCGAGGGCGAGCTTGGCGGTTTCCCGGTGCGGGTCTATCGGATTTCCTTCTCGGGCGAGCTGAGCTTCGAGGTCGCGATCCGGGCCGGGCAGGGGCGGGCCTTCTGGGATGCCTGTCTGAAGGCGGGGGCCGATCTGGGCATCGCGCCCTATGGCACCGAGGCGCTGCATGTGCTGCGGGCCGAGAAGGGCTTCATCATGATCGGCGACGAAAGCGACGGCACGGTCATTCCGCAGGATCTGGGGCTCGACTGGGCGGTGTCGAAGAAGAAGGACGACTTCATCGGCAAGCGCGCGCAGGAGCGCAGCCACATGACCGACCCCGAGCGCTGGAAGCTCGTGGGGCTCGAGACGCTTGACGACTCGGTCCTGCCCGACGGGGTCTATGCCGCGGCCTCCGGGCGCACGGCCAATGGCCAGCGCAACACCCAGGGCCGGGTCACGTCGAGCTATTATTCGCCGACCTTGAAGCGGGGCATTGCGCTGGGGCTGGTCCTGCACGGGCCCGAGCGCATGGACGAGGTGATCGACTTCACCTGCGCCGATGGCAGCACGGTCCGGGCGCGGATCGTCAGCCCGGTCTTCTACGACCCGGAAGGGGAGAAACAGAATGTCTGA
- a CDS encoding sarcosine oxidase subunit delta has protein sequence MLVLTCPCCGATAEETELAPGGEAHIARVGPGADEAAFEAYLFHRRNPRGVHFERWRHAHGCGKWFHAARNTVTLEVYGTYPAQTPEPPRELLDRIAVRVPGFVWEGRA, from the coding sequence ATGCTTGTCCTGACTTGTCCCTGCTGCGGCGCGACCGCAGAGGAAACCGAACTTGCCCCGGGCGGCGAAGCGCATATCGCGCGCGTCGGCCCCGGTGCGGATGAGGCGGCCTTCGAGGCCTATCTGTTCCACCGCAGGAACCCCAGGGGCGTTCACTTCGAGCGCTGGCGCCATGCCCATGGCTGCGGCAAGTGGTTCCATGCCGCGCGCAACACGGTGACGCTGGAGGTCTACGGCACCTATCCCGCCCAGACCCCCGAACCGCCGCGCGAGCTTCTCGACAGGATTGCCGTCCGGGTGCCGGGCTTTGTCTGGGAGGGCCGGGCATGA